Proteins from a single region of Leucoraja erinacea ecotype New England unplaced genomic scaffold, Leri_hhj_1 Leri_1619S, whole genome shotgun sequence:
- the LOC129716031 gene encoding erythroblast NAD(P)(+)--arginine ADP-ribosyltransferase-like, protein MSVDPSLSQAWARAGREWAAMREEGRGGPKGLREEEALSVVAYTSEFPPPPSGPIYLRLNRASRLCLGAGPSRQASEACGRLRALGLLLSSALRSLRRAGEGPGVSQVVYRGARGIFWASTGRRVEFGSFTSASGLLEVAEAFAGAQGGAGTVFHIRTALGASVEGLSPFPGEKEVLIPPCEAFRVDKARRSRVMGRERVDLYLTSLGSGVGSNARGSGQRGGGQGGKYLNPLIVLMWVSVWN, encoded by the coding sequence ATGTCCGTCGACCCGTCTCTGTCCCAGGCCTGGGCCCGGGCCGGGCGAGAGTGGGCTGCCATGAGAGAGGAAGGCcggggtgggccgaaaggcctgaggGAAGAGGAGGCCTTGTCAGTTGTGGCCTACACCTCCGAGTTCCCCCCTCCTCCGTCCGGGCCTATCTACCTCCGCCTCAACCGGGCCTCGCGCCTGTGCCTGGGGGCCGGGCCTAGCCGACAGGCTTCGGAGGCCTGCGGCAGGCTGCGAGCCTTGGGCCTACTGCTCTCCTCGGCCTTGCGGAGCCTGAGGAGGGCCGGGGAGGGGCCTGGGGTCTCCCAGGTGGTTTATCGAGGGGCAAGGGGCATTTTCTGGGCCTCCACGGGGAGGAGAGTGGAGTTTGGGAGTTTCACCTCAGCCTCGGGCCTACTGGAAGTGGCTGAGGCCTTCGCTGGGGCCCAGGGAGGGGCCGGGACCGTTTTCCACATCCGGACGGCCCTCGGGGCCTCCGTCGAgggtctctcccccttccccggaGAGAAGGAGGTTCTTATTCCCCCCTGCGAGGCTTTTAGGGTCGACAAGGCCCGCAGGTCAAGGGTCATGGGTCGCGAACGGGTTGACCTCTACCTGACGTCCCTGGGGTCAGGGGTCGGGTCAAACGCCAGGGGGTCGGGTCAGAGGGGAGGGGGTCAAGGGGGAAAATATCTGAACCCCCTCATAGTCCTGATGTGGGTGTCAGTGTGGAACTGA